The uncultured Dysgonomonas sp. genome contains the following window.
GATAAAGGGAATCGAGTGTAATTCGGGCTCTTTCCTTATTAGAGGAGAGATTTGATACTTCTTTTTTACTGCAATTGCTAAAGGCACAGATGCTGATAATTAAACTAAAAAAAATGGATGTCCTTTTCATTTACCTTATTTTTGTTTGTTGAAATATTCTGTTCCAAAGGTTTTGCATATCTAAGGATACGATATTGGTTTGATCCTATTTCTTATACAAAGGTGAAACAATGCTATAAAACCGAAACCGGCCCAAGCTAGGTATTAAATGTTAATCGTTAATTTTCGGGCACTTATTTGCAAAATATACATGCCAATAAATATATAAACAGATAAGCACGATAATGACAAATAGCTTGCAATAATACTAAAATTATGTGATATCTGCAAAAGAATGTTTTTGTAAGATCTATTCCTGTTATGTCTGTAGATATGGAGTTTGATGAGCCGTAAAGGTCTTGCTGCGAGATAGTTTCTTTTGTTGTATTGTTTTCTTGTACATCTTTTCAGTCAGAGATCATTGCCTCTATATACTCTCTTTGGGTATTCAGGAATTCTGCCTGTAGAAGTTCGTTTGACTTTGTTATCAGAGTAGAATATTTCATTAACGATTCGAGCCATTTTTTCTGGATGGCGCAGGCTTCGTGATTGAATACCATTATCGGGTTTACTGTATATACCCAGAACTGTGAGCACACATTACCGTCGTATTCAAGATAGGAATAATTAGATTCGATATTTAGGGCTGATAGGTAAATAAGCATATTTACGCCAGCCTTGTTTGTCCCGGTTTGTAATATCTGCTCCAGTTCGTTTACTATTTGTCGCAACTCTTCCTGCATTGCTTTCAATTCCTCTTTATCTATCAGGTTTCTTCTATAATAATATAACATTTCGTCTATTAAAGATGAAAATACATTCTTATCTATGATTAGAGTAATATTGTTCATCCTTAGGTAGTTATATGCGTATTTTTTGTAGTCTGCATTTAGTTGGGATGGGACTTCTAATTCCGAAAAGTAGAAATTGAGAGGCACATTATGTGTTTGGTGTATCCATTTGAAATACCTGAATTTTTTGATATATTCATAATTCGCTGTCAGAACGATAGATACTCTGTTATTTGCAATAATTACTTCAGAGGACTTTGCTTTTCGTATTTTTTCGTAAATGTTGTTGATATTATTTATTATCTGGGAATATGATTCTGTAGCTTCAAGAGTCTTACTTACATTCAGATCAAAAAAAGCACGTTCTTTGCTATTTTGTCCTACTAATTCGTCGAGCGAAAGTCCAAGTTTGGCAGATATTATTGCAGCTTCTTCCAATGTGAGCGGTATATCCCCTCTCACTCTGCGATAGGCAGATTCTCTGCTTATATCCAGTATATCCATCAGGAATGGAACTGCTTTTTGATTTTCAGGCATATAGTCTTGTATAGCAGCGATTAGTTTGTCGCTCAGTAATATATTCTTCATAATGTCTTCTTGTATGAGATAATAACCCCTTTTCGGATAAAATGTTTTGTGAGTCGTTGAAATAAATGGATCGATTAAAAACTCTATTATATATTGTATAAACAAAGATGTAGAAAATTCATGAATTTATTTATACTGAGAACCATTTGTTTTTCAAAAAAATCATGCATGAAGAGTAGATGAACACAGGGGATTTTCTATTGAGACTGTATTAAATCACTACATCTAGTGATTGTTGGAAATAAAGAGAATATATTACTTTGTGCATTCCAATAAATATAATTTATGAGACAATATTCCTATATGAAAAATACATTGTTGATAATGTTGTTATTTGTATCTGTAATTCCGGCTTTTGCAAAGGGCGAATTGCCAAAAGATACATTATATACAGAGTTAAAAAATGACATAGTTATACTTTCCACGACGAAAGAAACCAACAGCCTGAAATCATTGCCGGCCGCAGTTTCGGTTTTCTCTCCAAAGAATCTGGATGCATTACAGGTACACTCCTTGAAGGATCTGAGCGCTATTGTGCCTAACTATTTTGCTGCCGATTATGGCTCTAAAATGACTGCACCTGTTTATATACGGGGAATAGGCGCACGGTCAGGAGATCAGACGGTGAGTATGTATGTGGATAATATTCCGTATTTTAATACGACATCTTTCGATGCCGAATTATTCGATATACAGCGGATAGAGGTGCTTAGGGGTACACAGGGTACACTCTATGGCCGCAATGCAATGGGTGGTATTATGAATATCTATACCTATTCACCATTGACATATGAAGGCACGAGTGTGAAGATAGGTAGAGGAAATTATGGCTTGTTTACCGCCAATGCGTCCCATTATCAGAGGTTAAATAGCAAAATGGGCTTTTCTGCCGGAGCATATTACAGGCAGGATAACGGATATTTCACAAATTTATATACAGGCAAAAAGGCCGATGACCTTAAAAATGCAGGAGGACGTGCCAAGTTTGTATGGGATATAACCTCACGTCTTTCTTTGAATTACAGTCTGAGCTTCGATTATGTAGATCAGGGGGCTTTCCCCTATGCGAATGTAGCCACAGGGGATATAAATTACGATTCGGAAGGCTACTACAAGCGTAGGCTGGTAACAAACGGACTGGCTCTGAAATATACAGGTAACAACTACGAGATAAATTCCACAACCGGATATCAATACCTGAATGACGAAATGAATATGGATCAGGATTATACACCTTTGTCCCTTTTTCAGATCAATCAACGGCAACGTCAGAACTCATTGAGTCAGGAAGTAACGGTTAAGTCTGTGAGTGCATCCGATTATCAGTGGTCGTTCGGCGGATATGGTTTTTACGATTATCTGCACAACACGCCTCCCGTATACATGATGAAAGACGGGATAAAGCGTTTTCTGCAAGACCCACTGACAAACGCAGGGGCACCCATTACTTTTACCGATAATCAGATTGACCTGAATGGACAGTACAAACGTCCTATCTATGGATTGGCAGCCTTTCATCAATCGACATTCAATAACCTGTTCGGACTAAAAGGCTTCTCTGCCACATTGGGTTTACGTCTCGATTATGAAAAGACAAAACTGGATTATAATGCCTATACCTCTGCCGGATTTGATATTAATACTGGGCCGGGCAGACCTGTTATGTCGCACAGGGTGGATACAGCAGTAGTAGGTAGTTCGTCTTCCGATTATTTGGAATTGCTACCTAAGGGAGTGTTGAAATACCAGTTCAACCCGAGCTCATATGTGTATGCTTCGGCATCCAGAGGTTATAAAGCTGGTGGACACAATATCCAGATATTTGCAGATTTACTGCAAGAGGCACTTGAGGCAAAGATGAAAAACAGTATGCCGGGAAGCCAACCCTCGGAAGAAGGTACTCCGATAAATGAGCGTATCTCATATGACCCTGAATATAGCTGGAATTACGAACTGGGAGGACAGACTGATATAATCAGCAATACTTTATCCGCCAATGTTGCCTTGTACTATATGGATGTACGCGATGTACAGATCACCCAGTTTATAAAAACCGGGGGCGGGCGTATGGTAAGCAATGCAGGTAAGGCAGAGAGCAAAGGACTGGAAGTAGGGATAAAGGCCCGTCCGTGCAATGGCTTTTATCTTTATGCAAGCTATGGATTAGCTGATGCTACTTTCAAAGATTATAAAGTAAGGGACAAAGAGGGGACTGTTATCCACGATTATACAGGAAACCATATTCCTTTTGCTCCAAGCTCTACATTCAGCATAGGGGGCAGTATTTCATATGATTTCAAACATAATACAATTCTGGATAAGATTACATTCGATACCAATTTTGCAGGAGTAGGCAAGGTATATTGGGCAGAGGACAATAATATGTCGCAAGGCTTCTACGGCACGCTAAATGCTCATTTGGCTTTGGATAAGAGTATATTTACACTCGAAATATGGGGAAAGAATATCCTCGACAGGGATTATAATACGTTCTTGTTCGAATCTATGGGCGACTATTTTGCACAGAAAGGGAAGCCTATGCGCTGGGGGGCGTCGCTGAAAATAGCATTATAGGTTATTTCCCGTACTAAAACGGAAATCAGATTAGAGTACAATTTTTAATGTCATTCTGAACAGAGTGAAGAATCCCGAACCTAAATAAGAGATTCTTCACTCTGTTCAGAATGACAAGATTCTGGAGAATTACTTTTACTTCGGCAGGTTGAACGCGACTTTCAACGCTTCCATATCCTTCATCGAAGTACCTTCCGGCTCGAATCCCATCGATTTGGCTGTCAGGTAAATCTGTGCCGATTTGGATAAGGTATCTACCATGTCGAAAGCCTCCATAATGTTTTCACTGACAGAGCAAACCCCGTGCTTTTCCCACATCACCACATCGTAGTCTTTCAGCATTTCCACCGTGGCATCTGCCAGTTCCATCGAGCTAGGCATTTTGTAAGGGATGATACCCAAGCCTTTTGGGCAGAACGCCCGTGTTTCGGGAATCATACTCCAAAGCAGGTAGGTAAGTTTATCCTTTTCGAGGAAAGCAGGGTTATGAGTCATCGCTATCAGGTCGATAGGATGCGTATGCAATGCCGCTTTATATCCCGACCCTATTCCTATCTGATAATTGTGCATCGATAAATGTGACGGGAGTTCAGATGTGGGCTTCACAGGATTATCCGCTATTATCACATAGCTCGCACAATCGTCGAGAATCCGTATAACGGATGCATTCTTCATTGGCCAGCGAGCAAGGTCGCGCATACGCCTGTTTGTACCTTTGCAGAAGAAATAGCAGCCTTTGAGATGCGGAAGGGGTTTTCCTATCTGCACTACTTCGCTGATTGGCTTCATATTCCGTATTTCATCATCTACCAAATCGGTGATATTGATCGTGATATTTCCACCATTCCGTTCAGCCCATCCCTTTTGCCACAGGTAACCGGCTACTTCGGCCACTTCATTTACCCGTTTGGTGAGTTCGGGGCGATTATCTAATATAGATTTCATATTTTCTTTAAGCTGTTAGCTATTAGCTGTTAGCCGATAGCATTGTTGTTAATAGTTTAAGTTACAAATTTATAATTTACTTTAATAGCTGAGGTAGAATAATAGAAATTATCAGTACCAACAATCCTATACTCAGTATTGTAATCGTCTTCTGTCCCGAACCTTTCCACTCTTTTAGTATAATGCCCCACAGGTTACTGAAGAGTACGTTCAGCGACATAAGGATACTCCACGAGAATGCCATCATTACACTGCCCGGCTCGAAGAAGCTCTGACCGATACCCAATCCGAAGAATTGAGAATACCAAAGTAATCCGGCCAAAGCGCAAAACATAAGGTTGTTTGCCCAGTTAGCCCCTGTAATAGATGTATAATCTTTGAACGTTTTATTTTTATAATTCTGATAAAGGCAATAGACTGCATTAGTGATGAAGCCACCGGTGGTAACAAGTAATATAACCGGGTTGAGTGCCAGCAGGGTGCTTGCTCCAGCGTCTAGTAATTTAGCCTTTAGAGGTGCCCCTGCTTCCAGTCCGAGGTTGAAGCAGGCGCTCATTACCCCAGCCAGAAGTGCGATGAGGATACCTTTTTTCAGTGCAAAATCCTTTACCGCCTTTTTCTTTTCCTCCTCCGACATATTACGGGATTTCAACGCTCCGGCATATCCGATTATAGCGATACCTGCAATAGCTATGGATACTCCGATAAGGAGAATAAGCCCGTTGCCTTCAAAAAGGTTCTCTCCTTTCAGCAGAGCCGGAATCAATGTACCGAAGGCCGAGCAGGTACCCAGTGCCAGCGATTGCCCGAGTGCAATACCCAGATAACGCATACTAAGACCGAATGTAAGCCCGCCTATTCCCCAGAGAACACCATATCCTATTGGCTTCAATATGGTGTCCCCTCCGGAAAACAATAGTTCGGTAAGTGAGAAACCGGAGGGAACAGCCAATAATGCTCCTATTAAAGGAAAAATCAACCAAGCAAAAATTCCTTGTATAAGCCAAAAGCATTCCCATGACCAATTTTTGACTTTATTAATCGGTACATAAGAACTGGATTGCCCGAGGCTTCCTATTGCAATTATTATTAACCCTATGATTGTATTCATATGTATGAGTTATAAGTAGTAAGTAATGAGTTTAAAGTAGCTTACTACTTATTACTCATTACTTACTACTGATTTAACGTTTCGATGTTACGTCCTTTTCATATTGCTGTATTTCGCCGATATAATCTTCTCCGACAGCAATATTGTTTTTCAGGCAGAAGTAATCCCATACGGCATTCCAAGGCAAACCCTTAGCCTCTTCGAGCAACGCAAGACGTTCGAAATATTGTCCGTTGGCTTCGTACTCGCGAAGTTTGGCAATCGGTTCGAGCAATCCTTGCAGAAATGCTTTCTGAGTAGAGCGAATGCCGATTGCGTAAGCGCCGATACGGTTGATAGAAGCATCGAAGAAGTCCAGTCCGATATGCACTTTGTCCAGTGCATCGGCACGTACAATCTCTTTTGCCAGATCGATAGTCTCATCATTAAGTAATACGACATGGTCAGAATCCCAGCGAACAGCGCGGCTGACATGTAGCATAATTTCAGGAGTGAAAAGTAGTAAAGATGAAATCTTGTCGGCTACACTCTCTGTCAGATGGAAGTGTCCCATATCCAGTGTTACCATCTTCTGTTTTTTAGCTCCATATCCTAAGTAGAAGTCATGTGAACCTACAGTGTAACTCTCGAGAGCGATACCGAATAATTTAGACTCTATACAGTCTTTCATATTTTTATACTCTTTTGCAAATATCTGGTCTAAAGAGTTTTCCAGTAATGAACGGTACAGATAACGGTTTACAGTTACATCTTTCGATCCGTCGTGTACCCAAATATTCATAATACATGGGTCGTTCTGGAATTTACCCATTTCTTCCGAAATGGCACGGCAACGTTTTGTATGCTCGATCCAGAAATCGCGGATAGATTTGTCGGGATTGGCCAGAGTGAGGTCGCCACTCTTGGGATGTCCGAATGATGTAGAATTGAAGTCCAGTTTCAGGTCTTTCTCTTTCGCCCATTGCATCCAGCTTGTAAAATGGGATGGTTCAACTTCGTCACGGTCTACGACCTTCCCTCCGAAATCGCCATATATTTCGTGCAGGTTGAGACGGTGTTTACCGCCTACCAGAGTCTGCACCTTTTCAATATCGGCACGCAGTTCGTCTATATTGCGGGCTTTTCCCGGATAGTTTCCTGTGGCTTGGATACCACCGCCACCGAGATTACCCAGATTTTCAAATCCTGTAACATCATCCGCCTGCCAGCAGTGGATGGATATTTGTATCTTTTGCAGTTTTTCGAGTGATGCGTCTACATCTACACCGATTGCCGCATAACGTTCTTTTGCTATTTCGTACGATTTTTGTACCAGTTCATTTTTTTTCATGATTATATTATTTAAAGATTTAATTGTTTAAAGATTTCAAAATTTCATGTTTCAAGATTCTTCGTGGCTTTGCCAAAGTCCCCAAAGGGGGATTTAGGGGGCTAATAAGGTGAGGAAGTATTGATATTTGTCATCCCACTGTCCGGTATCCTGCGGGTAGAAGGTTTCGGGGCTCACACTGCTGCGGATAACGTCTCTTATCTCCTGTAAAGAACCGACCAGCCCAAGTCCTTTTGCCTGCATCATAATATTGCCTATTGCCGTGGCTTCTCCGGGACCTGCTACTACGGGCATACCGATTGCATTGGCTGTCATCTGGTTCAGTAATTTGTTTTGCGAACCGCCGCCAATCACATGCAGTTTCTCTATTGGGAAAGGCGCTACCTTTTGCAGGCAACCCAATACATATTTATATTTAAGGGCCAGACTGTCGAAGATGCAACGGATGAATTCCGCATCGCTTTTTGGTGCTTTCTGGTTCGTTTTCTTACAGAAATCAACTATCGCCTTTGTCATGCACTCGGGATTGGCAAATGAAGGATGATCAGGGTCTACCAACGATTGGAATCCGTTTACTGAACCGGACAGGGCTACAATTTCAGGATAAGTGTATTGCCTGCCGGCGATCTCCCATTCTTTACGGCATTGTTCCAGAAGCCACATGCCTGTTATGTTTTTGAGAAAACGGACTGTGCCGTCTACACCACCTTCGTTGGTGAAGTTCATTTCAAATGATTCTTCGGTCACTATAGGGTCATTGACTTCGATACCCATTAGCGACCATGTGCCGGAACTCAGGTATGCAAAATTTTCATTTTCGGCTGGTACGGATACCACAGCCGAGCCTGTATCGTGTCCCGCAATGGCAATGACAGGCGCATCGGTTATTCCGCATTCATGTGCTAAAATACTGTTCAGATTACCGATTATCTGTCCCGGCATAACAATTGGAGGGATGATAGACGGATTAATATCTATTGCTTCCAGTAATTTATTTTCAATCTTTTTCGTCGTAGGGTTTAACAGCTGTGCTGTAGATGCAATGGTGTACTCACATACTTTTTTTCCTGTGAGCAGATAGGATAACGCATCGGGCATGAATAATATTTCCTTGGCAGCTTTTAGCGCGGATGAGCCTTCTCTTTTAGCAGCATATAACTGGAACAGGCTATTGAAATTCATAATTTGAATGCCTGTCAGTTCATATACTTCCTTGCGGGGTATGATTTTGAAATACTCGTCGGGTATACCTACCGTATAAGGATCACGGTATGAACGTGCTGTGCCTAACACAGAACCGTCGTCACCCAGATATACGAAGTCTATGCCCCATGTGTCGATGCCGATAGCATCTACCTTTATATTTTGGGACGAGGCGGCGCGCATGCCATCCTTCAATGCTTCATAGAGGGCAAATACATCCCAGTAATATTTGTCGTGGATGTGTATTATTTTGTTCGGAAAGCGTGTGAGTTCTTTCAGCTCTACTTTGCCGTTACATAATGTGCCTATAATGCTGCGCCCACTGGTGGCGCCAATATCGAATGCGAGAAAATTGTACGTGTTGCTCATGATTTCAGATTAATTTTCATGATACAAATTTAAGTTTTAACTAATCCTGCGAATTGCACAAAATGATATACAACCTTGAAAAAATGATAAATCTTATTTATAGAAAAAATGGATATATTCTGTTAGTATTTTCTTATTACTTTATCTATAGTATAGCTGATAGCTTTTGACGGTTATCTGAAGTTCTTTGACAGATTTAATTTAATATGCCAATTGAATAAATGTGTAAAGTTTGTCAGGTTTTTGATTTATGTAGTGGTGTATCTTTGTGGTCTTCTGAAATGTAAAAATAAAAATTGACAGGAATAAAAGTGCGTAAAAGTTGTCAGATCTGTCAGGTTTTAACATTTTTGGATATGGAGATTCATATCGAAAGCGGGCAAGTACAAGGGATTTCCCTTACGAGAGGGAGGGGAAAGAGATAAAGAAAAATATCTGCAAAAGTGTAACTTTTGTAACTTTTTTATTTCTACGGTTTCGAAATTAACCTGTTATTCAGTATTATATTAAAAACCTTATCTCTTAGGTTGCGAGCGACAGGTATTTTGTGAGTGCCAATATTCAGCAGATTCCCTTCGATGGACTTTATGTGCTCGATGTTTGCGATATAAGACCTGTGAACCTGTAAGAAGTTTTCGCCGGGTAGGGAATCCAGCATATGTTTGAGGGTCGTGTAAACAATTTCTTTAGAAGATGTAGTATATATAGTTATATAATTCTCCATGCTTTCTATAAACAGAATTTCTCTCAGTAGAATTTTCTTCAGTTGTTTATCACTTTTGACAAAGACATATTTCTCTCCGGTATTTTTCATCTCTTTCTCCAGCAAATCGTGTACTTTATTCACTGCTTTCAGGAAACGTTCGAAAGATACGGGCTTTAAGAGATAATCGATCACATCCAGTTCGTAGCCTTTGAGCGCATACTGTTCGTAGGCTGAGATAATAATTACTTTAGGCGGATTGTGAATACTGGATAGTAATTCGAGCCCCGATATATGAGGCATCTCTATGTCGAGAAACAACAGGTCGGGTTGTGCTGTTTTCAGCATTGTATTCAGCTGAATGGCATCTTCGCATTCTCCGGTTAATGAGAGGAAGTCTATTTTCTCTATATAGTTGCGCAAACCTTTTCTGGCTATCGGTTCGTCGTCTGTAATGATACATTTTATTTCCATGTTAGTTGGTTTCAATTATTAATTCGGCAAAGAAAGAGCTGTCTTTTTGCTCTGTTGTGAGACTATGTTTGTCAGAATATAAGAGTTCGAGCCTTCTTTGCAGGTTGTTGATACCTATACCTCTATCTTTCCTGCTGTCGGGCATTGGTTGAGGTATTGAGTTCTCTATCCGGAATATGATTTGATTCCCTTCGGATTTGAGGCTGATATTCAGATAGTATTCTCCGCCGACATACTTGAAAGCATTTTCTATTAATGGCTGGAAAAGCAGGGGCTGAATCTTCTGTGTATTCAGTTGAGGGTCGAAATCGGTCTTAATGACCAAACGCTCATTTGTGCGGAGTTGCTGGAATTTGATATATGTTTCCAGGTATTCTATCTCTTGCTGCATGGTTACTTCATGTTTGATGCCATAGAGTTGGTAGCGAAGCAGGTCTGATAGTAATTCGGTAGTTCTTTTGGCGGCTTCTTGTTCTTCGTCTATTTGAAAATAAACAGTGTTTAGCGCGTTGAACAGAAAATGAGGATGGTATTGGGCTTTCAGAAAATCGAGTTCGGCTTCCAGTTGTTTGTTTCTGAGTTTTTCCAGTTGAAGAGCCTGCTCGTTATAGTTCTTACGTATTTGAGTATTACGGATCATAGCATAATAGAATAGTCCGATTGGGACGACCACGACATAGGCAATAATAAAGTCGACAAGATAGTTAGGATACTCGATAAAATAGTGTGCTACAAACAGAGAGATGTTTGAACCAATGAAAATTAACAGGCCAATCCATACATAGTCTAAGAATGCTTGACGACTCTTTTGTATATCGCTGTTCTTACGACTAATGTGGTACCTGAGACCAAAATCGAGGAGATAACAGCTAACAATGGAAACGAGGAAGTCTTTTAAGTTGATAGTCGCAGCTCTGTTCCAGAAGGGGCTGGATGTAGAGATGTCCGAAATCAGACGGATTCCTGTCGTAGTGACAAGTGCCAGTAAAAAGGGCGATATCCAGCGGAGTATAGAGTTCATTGCTTTTTTAATATTTTGTCAGAGTTAATCCGGAATAATAACCAGCGTAACCGAAAAGATGTTATCCTTATTTGTTATATCCAGACTAAATTTGCCGGGATAGAGTATTTCAAGCCTTCTTTTAAGGTTTTCTATGCCGATTCCTTCTCTCTGTCTATTGTTTGGTACAGTGATAGAAGCTACGGAGTTTTTTACAGTAAGAGATATCTTATTATCGGATAGCAGTAAATCGATAGATATCCGGTATTCTCCCCCGACATACTTGAATGCATTTTCCAAAAGCGGCTGGAAGAGTAGGGGATGTATCTTCTGAGTGCTTAACAACGGGTCGAAATAGTATTTCAACACCAGCCTGTCGCTCATTCGCAGTCGCTGAAACCTGATGTACGAATCAAGGTATTCGATTTCGTGGCTTATATCCACTTTTTGATTTTTGTCATATAATTGATATCGTAACAAGTCGGATAGAAGCTCTATGGTTTGTTTTGCCGTATTGTTTTCGTCGTGAACCTGAAAATACACAGTATTCAGTGCG
Protein-coding sequences here:
- a CDS encoding helix-turn-helix domain-containing protein, whose product is MKNILLSDKLIAAIQDYMPENQKAVPFLMDILDISRESAYRRVRGDIPLTLEEAAIISAKLGLSLDELVGQNSKERAFFDLNVSKTLEATESYSQIINNINNIYEKIRKAKSSEVIIANNRVSIVLTANYEYIKKFRYFKWIHQTHNVPLNFYFSELEVPSQLNADYKKYAYNYLRMNNITLIIDKNVFSSLIDEMLYYYRRNLIDKEELKAMQEELRQIVNELEQILQTGTNKAGVNMLIYLSALNIESNYSYLEYDGNVCSQFWVYTVNPIMVFNHEACAIQKKWLESLMKYSTLITKSNELLQAEFLNTQREYIEAMISD
- a CDS encoding TonB-dependent receptor encodes the protein MRQYSYMKNTLLIMLLFVSVIPAFAKGELPKDTLYTELKNDIVILSTTKETNSLKSLPAAVSVFSPKNLDALQVHSLKDLSAIVPNYFAADYGSKMTAPVYIRGIGARSGDQTVSMYVDNIPYFNTTSFDAELFDIQRIEVLRGTQGTLYGRNAMGGIMNIYTYSPLTYEGTSVKIGRGNYGLFTANASHYQRLNSKMGFSAGAYYRQDNGYFTNLYTGKKADDLKNAGGRAKFVWDITSRLSLNYSLSFDYVDQGAFPYANVATGDINYDSEGYYKRRLVTNGLALKYTGNNYEINSTTGYQYLNDEMNMDQDYTPLSLFQINQRQRQNSLSQEVTVKSVSASDYQWSFGGYGFYDYLHNTPPVYMMKDGIKRFLQDPLTNAGAPITFTDNQIDLNGQYKRPIYGLAAFHQSTFNNLFGLKGFSATLGLRLDYEKTKLDYNAYTSAGFDINTGPGRPVMSHRVDTAVVGSSSSDYLELLPKGVLKYQFNPSSYVYASASRGYKAGGHNIQIFADLLQEALEAKMKNSMPGSQPSEEGTPINERISYDPEYSWNYELGGQTDIISNTLSANVALYYMDVRDVQITQFIKTGGGRMVSNAGKAESKGLEVGIKARPCNGFYLYASYGLADATFKDYKVRDKEGTVIHDYTGNHIPFAPSSTFSIGGSISYDFKHNTILDKITFDTNFAGVGKVYWAEDNNMSQGFYGTLNAHLALDKSIFTLEIWGKNILDRDYNTFLFESMGDYFAQKGKPMRWGASLKIAL
- the rhaD gene encoding rhamnulose-1-phosphate aldolase, which codes for MKSILDNRPELTKRVNEVAEVAGYLWQKGWAERNGGNITINITDLVDDEIRNMKPISEVVQIGKPLPHLKGCYFFCKGTNRRMRDLARWPMKNASVIRILDDCASYVIIADNPVKPTSELPSHLSMHNYQIGIGSGYKAALHTHPIDLIAMTHNPAFLEKDKLTYLLWSMIPETRAFCPKGLGIIPYKMPSSMELADATVEMLKDYDVVMWEKHGVCSVSENIMEAFDMVDTLSKSAQIYLTAKSMGFEPEGTSMKDMEALKVAFNLPK
- the rhaT gene encoding L-rhamnose/proton symporter RhaT; its protein translation is MNTIIGLIIIAIGSLGQSSSYVPINKVKNWSWECFWLIQGIFAWLIFPLIGALLAVPSGFSLTELLFSGGDTILKPIGYGVLWGIGGLTFGLSMRYLGIALGQSLALGTCSAFGTLIPALLKGENLFEGNGLILLIGVSIAIAGIAIIGYAGALKSRNMSEEEKKKAVKDFALKKGILIALLAGVMSACFNLGLEAGAPLKAKLLDAGASTLLALNPVILLVTTGGFITNAVYCLYQNYKNKTFKDYTSITGANWANNLMFCALAGLLWYSQFFGLGIGQSFFEPGSVMMAFSWSILMSLNVLFSNLWGIILKEWKGSGQKTITILSIGLLVLIISIILPQLLK
- a CDS encoding L-rhamnose isomerase; its protein translation is MKKNELVQKSYEIAKERYAAIGVDVDASLEKLQKIQISIHCWQADDVTGFENLGNLGGGGIQATGNYPGKARNIDELRADIEKVQTLVGGKHRLNLHEIYGDFGGKVVDRDEVEPSHFTSWMQWAKEKDLKLDFNSTSFGHPKSGDLTLANPDKSIRDFWIEHTKRCRAISEEMGKFQNDPCIMNIWVHDGSKDVTVNRYLYRSLLENSLDQIFAKEYKNMKDCIESKLFGIALESYTVGSHDFYLGYGAKKQKMVTLDMGHFHLTESVADKISSLLLFTPEIMLHVSRAVRWDSDHVVLLNDETIDLAKEIVRADALDKVHIGLDFFDASINRIGAYAIGIRSTQKAFLQGLLEPIAKLREYEANGQYFERLALLEEAKGLPWNAVWDYFCLKNNIAVGEDYIGEIQQYEKDVTSKR
- a CDS encoding rhamnulokinase family protein; protein product: MSNTYNFLAFDIGATSGRSIIGTLCNGKVELKELTRFPNKIIHIHDKYYWDVFALYEALKDGMRAASSQNIKVDAIGIDTWGIDFVYLGDDGSVLGTARSYRDPYTVGIPDEYFKIIPRKEVYELTGIQIMNFNSLFQLYAAKREGSSALKAAKEILFMPDALSYLLTGKKVCEYTIASTAQLLNPTTKKIENKLLEAIDINPSIIPPIVMPGQIIGNLNSILAHECGITDAPVIAIAGHDTGSAVVSVPAENENFAYLSSGTWSLMGIEVNDPIVTEESFEMNFTNEGGVDGTVRFLKNITGMWLLEQCRKEWEIAGRQYTYPEIVALSGSVNGFQSLVDPDHPSFANPECMTKAIVDFCKKTNQKAPKSDAEFIRCIFDSLALKYKYVLGCLQKVAPFPIEKLHVIGGGSQNKLLNQMTANAIGMPVVAGPGEATAIGNIMMQAKGLGLVGSLQEIRDVIRSSVSPETFYPQDTGQWDDKYQYFLTLLAP
- a CDS encoding LytTR family DNA-binding domain-containing protein; translated protein: MEIKCIITDDEPIARKGLRNYIEKIDFLSLTGECEDAIQLNTMLKTAQPDLLFLDIEMPHISGLELLSSIHNPPKVIIISAYEQYALKGYELDVIDYLLKPVSFERFLKAVNKVHDLLEKEMKNTGEKYVFVKSDKQLKKILLREILFIESMENYITIYTTSSKEIVYTTLKHMLDSLPGENFLQVHRSYIANIEHIKSIEGNLLNIGTHKIPVARNLRDKVFNIILNNRLISKP
- a CDS encoding histidine kinase, which produces MNSILRWISPFLLALVTTTGIRLISDISTSSPFWNRAATINLKDFLVSIVSCYLLDFGLRYHISRKNSDIQKSRQAFLDYVWIGLLIFIGSNISLFVAHYFIEYPNYLVDFIIAYVVVVPIGLFYYAMIRNTQIRKNYNEQALQLEKLRNKQLEAELDFLKAQYHPHFLFNALNTVYFQIDEEQEAAKRTTELLSDLLRYQLYGIKHEVTMQQEIEYLETYIKFQQLRTNERLVIKTDFDPQLNTQKIQPLLFQPLIENAFKYVGGEYYLNISLKSEGNQIIFRIENSIPQPMPDSRKDRGIGINNLQRRLELLYSDKHSLTTEQKDSSFFAELIIETN